The nucleotide sequence ACTCAATCGATCCCTTATTATTGAGGATCTTAATACTATGATAGATTTTCTCATCTACTTCATCGTTTACCTCATAATAAATAGAATGAGCAAACCCATTTCTAATATTTGCCATTTGCATAAGAGATGAATAATCTTGATTATCAATAATGGCCAAACTTCGCAATAACTTTGCTTTACTCCCAAAAGGTGTGATACTACTATGCATAAGTAAATCCATGAACTCTTCTCGTTCTTGAGGTTTGAAATAGAAAGCAAGTATTTCTCCCATCCAATGTTCAAGATTATTTAGTTGGACAATAACATGAGATGAAATCTCAGAAATATTCAAATTATTAATGTCTCCAACTTTCGTATTTACTCTTAAGTCCTTAAAATCATCCCTTTTCTTCATTTCGAGATCTATTTAGTAAAAAGCTTTATTTACAAAAGCTAACTTTTCACACCTTCATTCCTTAAGTACTGATATAGGGTTGATCTACTTATTTTTAGTGATTCAGTTATTTCAGTAATAGGTAGTTCCCTTTTGTACAAAGTTACTGCGGCCGCAGCTTTGTTTTTATCATATGATCCCTTAGGCCTACCTCCCTTTCTACCCCTAACTCGTGCAGCCTCGAGACCATGTTTGGTTCGTTCACTTAAGACCTGAACCTCCATAGCTTTCAGTATTGCTATTATTTGAAAAACAGCTTCGCCCATTGGGCTGGTAGTGTCAAAGACTCCTTCTTGAATACTCTTGAACTGAATTCCTTTTTCCTTAAAATCCGACAAGAGTGATATTAACTCCTTGGAAGTCCTGCCCAATCTATCAAGACTATAGACCATAACAACATCACCACTTCGAAGCTTACTTAATAGTTCATTAAGCTTAGGCTTATTCTCACTTCTACCTGAGAGCTTTTCGGAAAAGACTTCTTCACATCCCTCCTTCTTAAGTGCATCGATTTGTAGAGCCAAACTTTGGTCCTTAGTTGATACCCTTGCATATCCAAATTTCATATCAGTTCGATTTAACCATATATATGTAATTAATCAAACATAGATTAAACCAACTAGTTTTTCGAACTATTAGTTTTAACTATATTCATTAATTTAGTTAAGTGTAATAAGAGTTCGATTAAACGAACGAATTATCGAACCTAGTTACCATCGTTTATAACTAAAATTATAATGAGTATAGGGCGCACAAAGTACGCCATATCGGATGTTGGCAACAATTTAAATAAATGGCGATACCAGAAAGACAATTACAAACATGGTCAAATCAAGGAGCAGTTCAATCTTCGGCAACTACTCACAGGAGTGTTGAAAATTGCATTAAAAAAGTTAATTGGAATGACGATGTAAGCTATGTTACTTATCTGCAGGGATCCTATCCAAATTACACAAATATTTATGGGAACAGTGATGTAGATTTAGTTGTTGAGTTTCGCTCCTTATTTTCAAAGAACTTGTCAGCACTCACACAAGAACAAAAAAGACAATTTGATTCTGACTATG is from Marinobacter alexandrii and encodes:
- a CDS encoding recombinase family protein; this translates as MKFGYARVSTKDQSLALQIDALKKEGCEEVFSEKLSGRSENKPKLNELLSKLRSGDVVMVYSLDRLGRTSKELISLLSDFKEKGIQFKSIQEGVFDTTSPMGEAVFQIIAILKAMEVQVLSERTKHGLEAARVRGRKGGRPKGSYDKNKAAAAVTLYKRELPITEITESLKISRSTLYQYLRNEGVKS